A genomic segment from bacterium encodes:
- a CDS encoding US12 family protein → MAESRFSLSPKVFERKQVTGAVISDATYNLVLGLVLCWGFLLNWLIVRYVDPTTLESIHPLIFMIGYFASCLLGVFMFNTSKDPSVSFIGYNFVVLPFGLVLNIIVSRFDPTLVSDAISVTAVVTILMMAAGTMMPRFFLKTLTTLVISLVCMIMVELYQIFVLQRVSTWIDWVVVVIFCGYIGYDWARANSIPKTVDNAVDSAAAIYMDIINLFLRLLRILGRKR, encoded by the coding sequence ATGGCAGAATCACGGTTTTCGCTTAGCCCAAAGGTCTTTGAAAGAAAGCAGGTAACAGGGGCGGTCATCAGTGACGCCACCTACAATCTGGTTCTTGGTTTGGTGTTGTGTTGGGGGTTTCTGCTCAATTGGCTAATCGTCAGGTATGTTGACCCCACAACGCTGGAGTCGATTCACCCGTTGATTTTCATGATCGGCTACTTCGCGTCCTGTCTGTTGGGCGTATTCATGTTCAATACCTCCAAGGATCCCTCAGTCAGCTTCATTGGCTACAATTTCGTGGTGTTGCCATTTGGTCTGGTCCTCAATATCATCGTCAGCCGGTTTGATCCCACTCTCGTATCGGACGCCATCAGTGTAACCGCGGTTGTCACAATCCTGATGATGGCGGCAGGCACCATGATGCCGCGATTCTTCTTGAAGACTTTGACTACACTCGTCATCTCACTGGTCTGCATGATAATGGTGGAATTATACCAGATATTTGTGCTTCAGAGAGTCTCTACTTGGATCGACTGGGTAGTTGTGGTGATCTTCTGCGGGTACATCGGCTATGACTGGGCGCGAGCCAACAGCATACCTAAGACAGTCGATAACGCGGTGGACAGCGCTGCCGCTATCTATATGGATATTATCAACCTCTTCTTACGATTACTTCGAATACTGGGAAGGAAG